From a single Streptomyces sp. NBC_01264 genomic region:
- a CDS encoding peptidylprolyl isomerase: MVTSDQRRRQLAREKYERQQKRRAEARQKSRKRLAVIGAAVAVVVAALVGLVAGGVFDKDKKDEAADPAASPSAQPTPQQSPSPAMAIDAKAKYTFDLKTSAGDIKVEMDAAKAPQTVNSFKSLADKKFFDNTKCHRLTTGGIFVLQCGDPQGTGSGGPGYTIPDENLDGLGKPNATGQVVYPAGTVAMANAGPGTGGSQFFLVYKDSPLAPSYTPFGKIDAAGLKVLEEVAKAGVADGGQDGAPKTPVTIEKGTVTQN; encoded by the coding sequence GTGGTCACGAGCGATCAGCGGCGGCGCCAGCTCGCCAGGGAGAAGTACGAACGCCAGCAGAAGCGGCGTGCCGAAGCGCGGCAGAAGTCGCGCAAGCGGCTCGCCGTGATCGGTGCGGCGGTGGCCGTGGTCGTGGCGGCGCTGGTCGGCCTCGTGGCCGGCGGTGTGTTCGACAAGGACAAGAAGGACGAGGCGGCCGACCCGGCCGCGTCCCCCTCGGCCCAGCCCACCCCGCAGCAGTCCCCTTCCCCGGCGATGGCGATCGACGCCAAGGCGAAGTACACCTTCGACCTGAAGACCAGCGCGGGCGACATCAAGGTCGAGATGGATGCGGCGAAGGCCCCGCAGACGGTCAACTCGTTCAAGTCGCTCGCCGACAAGAAGTTCTTCGACAACACCAAGTGCCACCGCCTGACGACGGGCGGCATCTTCGTCCTGCAGTGCGGTGACCCGCAGGGCACCGGCTCGGGCGGCCCCGGCTACACCATCCCCGACGAGAACCTCGACGGGCTGGGCAAGCCCAACGCGACGGGCCAGGTCGTCTACCCGGCGGGCACGGTGGCGATGGCCAACGCCGGCCCCGGCACGGGCGGCAGCCAGTTCTTCCTGGTCTACAAGGACAGCCCGCTGGCTCCCTCGTACACCCCCTTCGGCAAGATCGACGCGGCCGGCCTGAAGGTGCTCGAAGAGGTGGCCAAGGCCGGTGTGGCCGACGGCGGCCAGGACGGCGCCCCCAAGACCCCCGTGACCATCGAGAAGGGCACCGTCACCCAGAACTGA
- a CDS encoding DUF349 domain-containing protein, protein MSSDPWGRVDETGTVYVRTADGEKVVGSWQAGTPEEALAYFERKYEGLVVEIGLLERRVRTTDLAAKDAQTAIEHLRTQVDEHHAVGDLDALRVRLDKLVSTVDSRREERKVQKAKQTDEARTAKDALVAEAEELAQSDQWRSAGERLRALVDIWKGLPRLDRKSDDELWHRFSHARSAFSKRRKAHFASLDAQREDARKVKEKLVAEAESLSKSTDWGPTAARYRELMENWKAAGRAQRESEDDLWNRFRGAQDVFFAARSEVFAERDAEQVENLKLKEELADEAEKLVPITDLKAARAAFRSLNERWEAIGHVPRDARPKVEGRMHTVERAIQEAEEGEWRRTNPEARARAAGLTGQLQAAVDKLRGQIDAARAQGNNSKADKLSRELEGRQALLDQALKGLEEFGG, encoded by the coding sequence GTGAGCAGCGACCCGTGGGGCCGAGTCGACGAGACCGGCACCGTGTACGTGCGTACTGCCGATGGCGAGAAGGTCGTCGGCTCGTGGCAGGCCGGCACCCCGGAGGAGGCCCTGGCCTACTTCGAGCGCAAGTACGAGGGCCTGGTGGTCGAGATCGGCCTCCTCGAACGACGGGTGCGGACCACCGATCTGGCCGCCAAGGACGCCCAGACGGCCATCGAGCACCTGCGCACGCAGGTGGACGAGCACCACGCCGTCGGCGACCTCGACGCGCTGCGCGTCCGGCTCGACAAGCTGGTGTCGACCGTGGACTCGCGCCGCGAGGAGCGCAAGGTCCAGAAGGCCAAGCAGACGGACGAGGCCCGTACGGCCAAGGACGCGCTGGTGGCCGAGGCCGAGGAGCTGGCGCAGAGCGACCAGTGGCGCAGCGCCGGCGAGCGGCTGCGGGCCCTGGTGGACATCTGGAAGGGTCTGCCCCGCCTCGACCGCAAGTCGGACGACGAGCTGTGGCACCGCTTCTCGCACGCCCGCTCCGCCTTCTCCAAGCGCCGCAAGGCCCACTTCGCCTCGCTCGACGCGCAGCGCGAGGACGCCCGCAAGGTCAAGGAGAAGCTGGTCGCGGAGGCCGAGTCGCTGTCGAAGTCGACCGACTGGGGTCCGACGGCCGCGCGCTACCGCGAGCTGATGGAGAACTGGAAGGCCGCGGGCCGCGCGCAGCGCGAGTCCGAGGACGACCTGTGGAACCGTTTCCGCGGCGCCCAGGACGTGTTCTTCGCGGCCCGCAGCGAGGTGTTCGCGGAGCGCGACGCCGAGCAGGTGGAGAACCTGAAGCTGAAGGAGGAGCTGGCCGACGAGGCCGAGAAGCTCGTCCCGATCACGGACCTGAAGGCGGCCCGTGCCGCGTTCCGTTCCCTGAACGAGCGCTGGGAGGCCATCGGCCACGTACCGCGGGACGCGCGTCCCAAGGTCGAGGGCCGGATGCACACCGTCGAGCGGGCCATCCAGGAGGCCGAGGAAGGCGAGTGGCGCCGTACGAACCCGGAGGCGCGGGCCCGTGCGGCCGGTCTGACAGGTCAGCTGCAGGCGGCGGTCGACAAGCTGCGCGGCCAGATCGACGCGGCGCGCGCGCAGGGCAACAACTCCAAGGCCGACAAGCTGTCCCGGGAGCTGGAGGGCCGCCAGGCCCTGCTGGACCAGGCGCTGAAGGGTCTCGAGGAGTTCGGCGGCTGA
- the hisS gene encoding histidine--tRNA ligase — translation MSTFQAPKGTYDLLPPRSATFLAVREAISAPLKNSGYGYVETPGFENVELFSRGVGESTDIVSKEMYTLTTKGGDQLALRPEGTASVLRAALQGNLHKLGGLPVKLWYSGSYYRYERAQAGRYRHFSQVGAEAIGAEDPALDAELIILADQAYRSLGLRNFRILLNSLGDKECRPVYREALQAFLRGLDLDAETVRRAEINPLRVLDDKRADVQKQLVGAPMLRDYLCDGCKAYHEEVRALVTAAGVAFEDDEKLVRGLDYYTRTTFEFVHDGLGSQSAVGGGGRYDGLSEMIGGPALPSVGWALGVDRTVLALEAEGVELDIPSATSVFAIALGAAKPVLFGLVTELRRAGVAADISYGGKGLKGAMKDANRSGARFAVVAGDRDLEEGVVQLKDMQSGEQTPVALADVVATVQARLA, via the coding sequence GTGAGTACTTTTCAGGCCCCCAAGGGCACGTACGACCTGCTGCCGCCCCGCTCGGCCACCTTCCTGGCGGTGCGCGAGGCGATCTCCGCGCCCCTGAAGAACTCCGGCTACGGGTACGTCGAGACCCCCGGCTTCGAGAACGTCGAGCTGTTCTCGCGCGGTGTCGGCGAGTCCACCGACATCGTCAGCAAGGAGATGTACACCCTCACCACGAAGGGCGGCGACCAGCTCGCGCTGCGCCCCGAGGGCACCGCCTCCGTGCTCCGCGCCGCCCTGCAGGGCAACCTGCACAAGCTCGGCGGCCTGCCCGTCAAGCTCTGGTACTCCGGCTCGTACTACCGCTACGAGCGCGCGCAGGCGGGCCGCTACCGCCACTTCTCCCAGGTCGGCGCCGAGGCCATCGGCGCCGAGGACCCGGCCCTGGACGCCGAGCTGATCATCCTGGCCGACCAGGCGTACCGCTCGCTGGGCCTGCGCAACTTCCGCATCCTGCTGAACTCGCTGGGCGACAAGGAGTGCCGCCCGGTGTACCGGGAGGCCCTCCAGGCCTTCCTGCGGGGGCTCGACCTGGACGCGGAGACCGTGCGCCGGGCCGAGATCAACCCGCTGCGCGTGCTCGACGACAAGCGGGCCGACGTGCAGAAGCAGCTCGTCGGAGCCCCGATGCTGCGCGACTACCTCTGCGACGGCTGCAAGGCGTACCACGAGGAGGTGCGGGCGCTGGTGACGGCGGCCGGCGTCGCCTTCGAGGACGACGAGAAGCTCGTGCGCGGCCTGGACTACTACACCCGCACCACCTTCGAGTTCGTCCACGACGGTCTCGGCTCGCAGTCGGCGGTGGGCGGCGGCGGCCGCTACGACGGCCTGTCCGAGATGATCGGCGGACCGGCGCTGCCCTCCGTGGGCTGGGCGCTGGGCGTCGACCGTACGGTGCTGGCGCTCGAAGCGGAGGGCGTCGAACTGGACATCCCGTCCGCGACCTCCGTCTTCGCGATCGCCCTGGGCGCGGCGAAGCCGGTGCTGTTCGGTCTGGTGACCGAGCTGCGGCGGGCCGGGGTGGCCGCGGACATCTCTTACGGGGGCAAGGGCCTCAAGGGTGCGATGAAGGACGCGAACCGGAGCGGGGCCCGCTTCGCGGTGGTCGCGGGGGACCGTGACCTCGAGGAGGGCGTGGTTCAGCTGAAGGACATGCAGTCCGGCGAGCAGACGCCGGTGGCACTGGCCGACGTGGTCGCCACGGTCCAGGCCCGCCTGGCCTGA
- a CDS encoding RelA/SpoT family protein, whose translation MPDEVQPISAAQPDPEAEQPAAAAAATPTPAPPAPPVKPASAKSAGSSNRVRARLARLGVQRSNPYNPVLEPLLRIVRSNDPKIETATLRQIEQAYQVAERWHRGQKRKSGDPYITHPLAVTTILAELGMDPATLMAGLLHDTVEDTEYGLEDLRRDFGDAVTLLVDGVTKLDRVKFGEAAQAETVRKMVVAMAKDPRVLVIKLADRLHNMRTMRYLKREKQEKKARETLEIYAPLAHRLGMNTIKWELEDLAFAILYPKMYDEIVRLVAERAPKRDEYLTVVTDEVMADLRAARIKATVTGRPKHYYSVYQKMIVRGRDFAEIYDLVGIRVLVDTVRDCYAALGTVHARWNPVPGRFKDYIAMPKFNMYQSLHTTVIGPSGKPVELQIRTFDMHRRAEYGIAAHWKYKQQTVAGTSKVRTDVPQAAKGSAGHDTVNDMAWLRQLLDWQKETEDPSEFLDSLRFDLSRNEVFVFTPKGDVIALPAGATPVDFAYAVHTEVGHRTIGARVNGRLVPLESTLDNGDLVEVFTSKAEGAGPSRDWLGFVKSPRARNKIRAWFSKERRDEAIESGKDAIARAMRKQNLPIQRILTGDSLVTIAHEMRYPDISSLYAAIGEGHVTAQNVVQKLVQALGGEDAANEDIEDTIPPARGRSTRRGNADPGVVVKGVEDVWVKLARCCTPVPGDPIVGFVTRGSGVSVHRADCVNVDSLSQEPERMLEVEWAPTQSSVFLVAIQVEALDRSRLLSDVTRVLSDQHVNILSAAVQTSRDRVATSRFTFEMGDPKHLGHVLKAVRGVEGVYDVYRVTSARRP comes from the coding sequence TTGCCAGACGAGGTCCAGCCAATCTCCGCCGCGCAGCCCGACCCGGAGGCCGAGCAGCCGGCCGCGGCGGCCGCCGCCACGCCCACGCCGGCTCCGCCGGCCCCGCCGGTCAAGCCCGCGTCCGCGAAGTCGGCCGGATCCTCCAATCGGGTGCGCGCCCGGCTAGCCCGCCTCGGCGTGCAGCGTTCCAACCCGTACAACCCGGTCCTGGAACCGCTGCTCCGCATAGTCCGCAGCAACGACCCGAAGATCGAGACGGCCACGCTCCGGCAGATCGAGCAGGCGTACCAGGTCGCCGAGCGCTGGCACCGCGGCCAGAAGCGCAAGAGCGGTGACCCGTACATCACCCACCCGCTCGCGGTGACCACGATCCTCGCCGAGCTGGGCATGGACCCGGCCACGCTGATGGCGGGGCTGCTCCACGACACCGTGGAGGACACCGAGTACGGGCTGGAGGACCTGCGGCGCGACTTCGGCGACGCGGTGACCCTGCTCGTCGACGGGGTCACCAAGCTCGACCGGGTCAAGTTCGGCGAGGCCGCCCAGGCCGAGACCGTCCGCAAGATGGTCGTGGCCATGGCCAAGGACCCCCGGGTCCTCGTGATCAAGCTCGCCGACCGCCTGCACAACATGCGCACCATGCGCTACCTCAAGCGGGAGAAGCAGGAGAAGAAGGCCCGCGAGACCCTCGAGATCTACGCCCCGCTGGCGCACCGGCTGGGCATGAACACCATCAAGTGGGAGCTGGAGGACCTCGCCTTCGCGATCCTCTACCCCAAGATGTACGACGAGATCGTGCGGCTGGTGGCCGAAAGGGCACCCAAGCGGGACGAGTACCTGACCGTCGTCACCGACGAGGTGATGGCCGACCTGCGGGCCGCCCGCATCAAGGCCACCGTCACCGGACGCCCCAAGCACTACTACAGCGTCTACCAGAAGATGATCGTGCGCGGCCGCGACTTCGCCGAGATCTACGACCTGGTCGGCATCCGGGTCCTCGTCGACACCGTCCGGGACTGCTACGCCGCCCTCGGCACCGTGCACGCGCGATGGAACCCGGTCCCCGGCCGGTTCAAGGACTACATCGCGATGCCGAAGTTCAACATGTACCAGTCGCTCCACACGACGGTCATCGGCCCCAGCGGCAAGCCCGTCGAGCTGCAGATCCGCACCTTCGACATGCACCGCCGCGCCGAGTACGGCATCGCCGCGCACTGGAAGTACAAGCAGCAGACCGTCGCCGGCACCTCCAAGGTACGCACCGACGTACCGCAGGCGGCCAAGGGCAGCGCGGGCCACGACACCGTCAACGACATGGCCTGGCTGCGCCAGCTGCTGGACTGGCAGAAGGAGACCGAGGACCCGAGCGAGTTCCTCGACTCGCTGCGCTTCGACCTCTCGCGCAACGAGGTCTTCGTCTTCACGCCCAAGGGCGACGTCATCGCCCTGCCGGCCGGCGCCACCCCCGTGGACTTCGCCTACGCCGTCCACACCGAGGTCGGCCACCGGACCATAGGAGCGCGGGTCAACGGGCGGCTCGTACCGCTCGAATCGACCCTCGACAACGGGGACCTGGTCGAGGTCTTCACCTCCAAGGCCGAGGGCGCCGGACCCTCCCGCGACTGGCTGGGCTTCGTCAAGTCCCCGCGGGCCCGCAACAAGATCCGCGCCTGGTTCTCCAAGGAGCGCCGCGACGAGGCGATCGAGTCCGGCAAGGACGCCATCGCACGGGCCATGCGCAAGCAGAACCTGCCGATCCAGCGCATCCTGACCGGCGACTCCCTCGTCACCATCGCCCACGAGATGCGCTACCCCGACATCTCCTCGCTCTACGCGGCGATCGGCGAAGGCCACGTCACCGCGCAGAACGTCGTGCAGAAGCTGGTCCAGGCCCTCGGCGGCGAGGACGCGGCCAACGAGGACATCGAGGACACCATCCCGCCGGCCCGCGGCCGCAGCACGCGCCGCGGCAACGCGGACCCCGGCGTGGTGGTCAAGGGCGTCGAGGACGTGTGGGTCAAGCTGGCCCGCTGCTGCACCCCGGTGCCCGGCGACCCGATCGTCGGCTTCGTCACGCGCGGCAGCGGCGTATCGGTGCACCGCGCCGACTGCGTCAACGTGGACTCCCTCTCGCAGGAGCCCGAGCGGATGCTGGAGGTCGAGTGGGCGCCCACCCAGTCCTCCGTCTTCCTGGTCGCCATCCAGGTCGAGGCGCTGGACCGGTCCCGGCTGCTGTCGGACGTCACCCGGGTCCTGTCGGACCAGCACGTCAACATCCTGTCGGCGGCCGTGCAGACCTCCCGCGACCGGGTGGCCACCTCCCGGTTCACCTTCGAGATGGGCGACCCCAAGCACCTGGGCCACGTCCTGAAGGCCGTACGGGGCGTCGAGGGCGTCTACGACGTCTACCGCGTGACCTCGGCCCGCAGGCCGTAG
- a CDS encoding MBL fold metallo-hydrolase, with translation MLIAGFPAGAWGTNCYVVAPAAGEECVIIDPGHQATQGVEETLKKHRLKPVAVVLTHGHIDHVASVVPVCGAHDVPAWIHPEDRFMMSDPEKALGRALGAQLMGELTVGEPSDVKELNHGAKLALAGMELTVSHAPGHTRGSVTFGTPAAADIPPLLFSGDLLFAGSIGRTDFPGGSHADMLESLARVCLPLDDSTVVLPGHNEHTTIGRERATNPYLRQVAAGLGDGFTSPRRGM, from the coding sequence GTGCTGATTGCCGGATTCCCCGCCGGGGCCTGGGGGACCAACTGTTACGTGGTCGCCCCCGCCGCCGGTGAGGAGTGCGTCATCATCGACCCGGGCCACCAGGCCACCCAGGGTGTCGAAGAGACGTTGAAGAAGCATCGGCTCAAGCCCGTCGCGGTCGTCCTCACCCATGGCCACATCGATCATGTGGCCTCGGTGGTCCCTGTGTGCGGAGCACACGACGTACCGGCCTGGATCCACCCCGAGGACCGCTTCATGATGAGCGACCCGGAGAAGGCCCTCGGCCGCGCCCTCGGCGCCCAGCTGATGGGCGAGCTCACGGTGGGGGAGCCCTCCGACGTCAAGGAGCTTAACCACGGCGCGAAGCTCGCCCTGGCCGGCATGGAGCTCACCGTGTCGCACGCCCCCGGCCATACCAGGGGGTCGGTGACCTTCGGGACTCCCGCCGCGGCCGACATCCCGCCGCTGCTGTTCTCGGGTGACCTGCTCTTCGCCGGCTCCATCGGCCGTACCGACTTCCCCGGCGGCAGCCACGCCGACATGCTCGAATCGCTGGCCCGCGTGTGCCTGCCGCTCGACGATTCGACCGTGGTGCTGCCCGGACACAACGAGCACACGACCATTGGCCGTGAGCGAGCCACCAACCCGTACCTGCGGCAGGTGGCCGCCGGCCTGGGAGACGGTTTCACGTCTCCACGACGAGGAATGTGA
- the secF gene encoding protein translocase subunit SecF, whose protein sequence is MSKLGDLGAKLYRGEVGYDFVGKRFVWYGVSILITITAIVALAVQGLNMGIEFKGGAVFTTPKSTISETHAREVAEKASGHDAVVQKLGTGALRIQISDLDTNAAADVKTKLAADFKMDAGQINADLVGPSWGEQIANKAWTGLGVFMVLVVIYLAIAFEWRMAIAALIALIHDLTITVGVYALVGFEVTPGTVIGLLTILGYSLYDTVVVFDGLKEGSKDITKQSRWTYSEVANRSINGTLVRSINTTVVALLPVGALLFIGGGFLGAGMLNDISLSLFVGLAAGAYSSIFIATPLVVDLKEREPAMKALKKRVLAKRASAEARGESPEDAGTEESSEAVAQGRSGRRR, encoded by the coding sequence ATGTCGAAGCTCGGAGATCTCGGCGCCAAGCTGTACCGGGGTGAGGTCGGCTACGACTTCGTCGGCAAGCGCTTCGTCTGGTACGGCGTTTCCATCCTGATCACCATCACGGCGATCGTGGCCCTGGCCGTTCAGGGCCTCAACATGGGCATCGAGTTCAAGGGTGGTGCCGTCTTCACCACCCCGAAGTCCACCATCTCGGAGACCCACGCCCGCGAGGTCGCGGAGAAGGCCTCCGGCCACGACGCGGTCGTCCAGAAGCTCGGCACCGGCGCCCTGCGCATCCAGATCTCGGATCTGGACACCAACGCCGCGGCCGACGTGAAGACGAAGCTCGCCGCCGACTTCAAGATGGACGCGGGCCAGATCAACGCGGACCTGGTCGGCCCCAGCTGGGGCGAGCAGATCGCCAACAAGGCGTGGACCGGCCTCGGCGTGTTCATGGTCCTCGTGGTGATCTACCTGGCCATCGCCTTCGAGTGGCGGATGGCGATCGCGGCGCTCATCGCCCTGATCCACGACCTCACGATCACCGTCGGCGTGTACGCGCTGGTCGGCTTCGAGGTCACCCCGGGTACGGTCATCGGTCTGCTGACCATCCTCGGTTACTCCCTCTACGACACCGTCGTCGTCTTCGACGGTCTCAAGGAGGGCTCGAAGGACATCACCAAGCAGAGCCGCTGGACGTACAGCGAGGTCGCCAACCGCAGCATCAACGGCACCCTGGTCCGCTCGATCAACACCACCGTCGTGGCCCTGCTCCCTGTCGGGGCGCTGCTCTTCATCGGTGGCGGCTTCCTGGGCGCCGGCATGCTGAACGACATCTCGCTGTCGCTGTTCGTCGGCCTCGCGGCCGGTGCCTACTCGTCGATCTTCATCGCGACCCCGCTGGTCGTGGACCTGAAGGAGCGCGAGCCGGCGATGAAGGCCCTGAAGAAGCGGGTGCTCGCGAAGCGGGCGTCGGCCGAGGCCAGGGGCGAATCGCCCGAGGACGCCGGCACCGAAGAGTCCTCCGAGGCAGTGGCGCAGGGCCGGTCGGGACGGCGCCGGTGA
- a CDS encoding adenine phosphoribosyltransferase, which translates to MTTELPSGVRDLLLSRITDVEDYPKPGVMFKDITPLLADPKAFGALTDALVALAGQYGATKIVGLEARGFILAAPVAVQAGIGFVPVRKAGKLPGATLLQSYDLEYGSAEIEIHAEALCADDRVMVIDDVLATGGTAAASLELIRRAGAEVAGVAVLMELSFLPGRERLVPVLGDAPLDALIVV; encoded by the coding sequence GTGACCACGGAGCTGCCCTCCGGCGTACGGGACCTGCTGCTCAGCAGGATCACGGACGTCGAGGACTACCCGAAGCCGGGCGTGATGTTCAAGGACATCACCCCGCTGCTGGCCGACCCGAAGGCGTTCGGCGCCCTCACGGACGCGCTGGTGGCCCTGGCCGGGCAGTACGGAGCGACGAAGATCGTCGGGCTGGAGGCGCGGGGATTCATCCTGGCGGCTCCGGTGGCCGTGCAGGCGGGCATCGGCTTCGTGCCGGTCCGCAAGGCCGGGAAGCTGCCCGGGGCCACGCTCCTGCAGTCCTACGACCTGGAGTACGGGTCGGCGGAGATCGAGATCCACGCGGAGGCGCTGTGCGCGGATGACCGGGTCATGGTCATCGACGACGTACTGGCCACCGGCGGTACCGCGGCGGCCTCGCTGGAGCTGATCCGGCGGGCCGGGGCGGAGGTCGCGGGGGTCGCGGTCCTGATGGAGCTCTCGTTCCTGCCGGGGCGTGAGCGGCTGGTGCCCGTACTGGGCGATGCGCCGCTGGACGCGCTGATCGTGGTCTGA
- the secD gene encoding protein translocase subunit SecD, which translates to MAAPKKGRRPTGAQGRPGRSLAIILIAMVALTAGMFLTKQTTPRLGIDLAGGTSITLKAKSEPGKPDAINETNMNTAIGIIERRVNGLGVSEAEVQKQGTDHIIVNIPKGTNEQQAREQVGTTAQLYFRPVLAVTEGAPAPPEAESSGSPSAAPSGSGSPSAKATPSSSATSQGRAVSEALKAPNAPSPSPSASESKKADDKATPSTSPSATSADQAAAAALQAKFAALDCTNEAQRTAATKNVKPEDPTLACGKRDGVWYKWVLGPAQVNGQDVKDAKGIIDQQRGIWIVTMQFTDKGADKFAKITGELAAKQPPQNQFAIVLDGEVISDPNVREALTGGNAEISGGFTQQSAMDLGNMLSYGALPLSFQEDSVTTVSAALGGEQLKAGLIAGAIGLALVVIYLLAYYRGLAFVAIISLIVSGILTYTIMALLGKGIGFALNLPAVCGAIVAIGITADSFIVYFERIRDEIREGRTLRPAVERAWPRARRTILVSDFVSFLAAAVLFIVTVGKVQGFAFTLGLTTLLDVVVVFLFTKPVMTLLARTNFFASGHPWSGLDPKRLGAKPPLRRSRRTGSGAAAATVSVPVDAKEA; encoded by the coding sequence GTGGCAGCACCGAAGAAGGGCCGGCGGCCCACGGGGGCTCAGGGGAGGCCGGGGCGTTCCCTGGCCATCATCCTGATCGCGATGGTGGCGCTCACCGCGGGGATGTTCCTCACGAAGCAGACGACGCCGCGACTCGGCATCGACCTCGCCGGCGGTACGAGCATCACGCTCAAGGCCAAGAGCGAGCCCGGTAAGCCGGACGCGATCAACGAGACCAACATGAACACGGCGATCGGCATCATCGAACGCCGCGTCAACGGTCTGGGCGTCTCCGAGGCCGAGGTCCAGAAGCAGGGCACGGACCACATCATCGTGAACATCCCCAAGGGGACGAACGAGCAGCAGGCGCGCGAGCAGGTCGGCACCACCGCCCAGCTCTACTTCCGCCCCGTGCTCGCCGTCACCGAGGGTGCCCCGGCACCTCCGGAGGCCGAGTCGAGCGGTTCCCCGAGCGCCGCCCCGAGCGGCTCGGGCAGCCCGTCCGCCAAGGCCACCCCGTCGTCCAGCGCCACTTCCCAGGGCCGTGCGGTCAGTGAGGCCCTCAAGGCCCCGAACGCCCCCTCTCCCTCGCCCTCGGCGAGCGAGTCGAAGAAGGCAGACGACAAGGCGACCCCGTCCACGTCGCCGTCCGCGACCTCCGCCGACCAGGCCGCCGCGGCGGCCCTGCAGGCGAAGTTCGCCGCGCTGGACTGCACCAACGAGGCGCAGCGCACCGCCGCCACCAAGAACGTCAAGCCCGAGGACCCGACGCTCGCCTGCGGCAAGCGCGACGGCGTCTGGTACAAGTGGGTGCTCGGTCCGGCCCAGGTCAACGGCCAGGACGTCAAGGACGCCAAGGGCATCATCGACCAGCAGCGTGGCATCTGGATCGTCACGATGCAGTTCACCGACAAGGGCGCCGACAAGTTCGCCAAGATCACCGGTGAGCTCGCGGCCAAGCAGCCCCCGCAGAACCAGTTCGCCATCGTGCTCGACGGCGAGGTCATCTCCGACCCCAACGTCCGCGAGGCGCTGACGGGCGGCAACGCCGAGATCTCCGGCGGTTTCACCCAGCAGTCCGCGATGGACCTGGGCAACATGCTCTCGTACGGCGCCCTGCCGCTGTCCTTCCAGGAGGACAGCGTCACCACCGTCTCCGCCGCGCTCGGCGGCGAGCAGCTGAAGGCCGGCCTCATCGCCGGCGCCATCGGCCTCGCCCTCGTCGTGATCTACCTGCTGGCGTACTACCGGGGCCTGGCGTTCGTCGCCATCATCAGCCTCATCGTCTCCGGCATCCTCACGTACACGATCATGGCGCTGCTCGGTAAGGGCATCGGCTTCGCGCTGAACCTGCCTGCCGTCTGTGGTGCGATCGTCGCGATCGGCATCACCGCGGACTCGTTCATCGTGTACTTCGAACGCATCCGCGACGAGATCCGCGAGGGCCGCACCCTGCGTCCGGCCGTCGAGCGCGCCTGGCCCCGTGCCCGTCGCACCATCCTGGTCTCCGACTTCGTGTCGTTCCTGGCGGCCGCGGTCCTGTTCATCGTCACCGTCGGCAAGGTGCAGGGCTTCGCCTTCACCCTGGGTCTGACGACCCTGCTGGACGTGGTCGTGGTGTTCCTCTTCACCAAGCCCGTCATGACGCTGCTGGCCCGTACGAACTTCTTCGCCAGCGGTCACCCGTGGTCCGGGCTGGACCCGAAGCGACTGGGCGCCAAGCCGCCGCTGCGACGCTCGCGTCGTACCGGCTCCGGCGCGGCCGCCGCGACCGTCTCCGTTCCCGTCGACGCAAAGGAGGCGTGA